Proteins from one Ahaetulla prasina isolate Xishuangbanna chromosome 2, ASM2864084v1, whole genome shotgun sequence genomic window:
- the MTMR12 gene encoding myotubularin-related protein 12 isoform X1 produces MGGINYLRRNRAALAEDVESSWEELPTPPTTLPTTLPAGTGWSSSRAAGGTSWGQAMLGAGVGAGAKPAKPSFVSYISPEEVYVRQPIEKEVEPHLLPGELVLCEANMVLKFVQDDGSNRGTFGKLICTNFKISFLGEESTLDEEPQFKNKILEENDITLQCVDQLYGVYDEKKKPLSGQLRKYPETIIIYCKDLRVFHFCLRYTKEEEVKRIVSGIVHQTQTPKLFKRLFLFSYASAAPNDLEKENQVVWFDSIKDWRQELERTKGNLKYKAVSANEDFKVSKKLPAYFVVPMAISEESILQYKGKGIPIWCWSCHNGAAVLKMSTFVKEQDDNTSQLQKLFLDGMYKTIDKPPYEALKTEDLSSSLPSLQEIQVAYTKFKQLFLIDNSAEFWDTDVKWFSMLESTNWLEIIRRCLRKTIDIIELLEVQSTNVLLQEENASDLCCVISCLVQIMMDSYCRTKLGFQSLIQKEWIMGGHAFLDRCNHLRQSDKEEAPVFLLFLDCIWQLVQQYQPAFEFTETYLTVLSDSLYIPIFSTFFFNSQHQRDTTTYGGSLDTEGSKLNFLSVWDWSVQFEHEAQALLNNPLYAEKPKLDKTPKKASRFKHQRQLSLPLTQAKPPPRRGFFKEETDQLIKNILGKRISRLITSSDELQNSSREFYDSWHSKPVDLHGLLLPCLEGPEIKVWAQRYLRWIPEAQLPGGGAVATATKVLNVMEDVQGLQKKIDERHRQAESCEDTEASPFMRNPARLSSLFPFALLQRHSLKPVLPTSIWKDLEGEEDLARRDDEYVDLGGGD; encoded by the exons GAAGTATATGTGAGGCAACCCATAGAAAAAGAAGTGGAACCTCACTTGTTACCAG GTGAGCTGGTGCTTTGTGAAGCAAACATGGTTTTGAAATTTGTACAAGACGATGGATCAAATCGTGGCACTTTTGGAAAACTTATTTGCACAAACTTCAAGATTTCATTCCTTGGAGAAGAATCCACTTTAGACGAA GAACCGCAGTTCAAAAATAAAATCTTGGAAGAAAATGACATAACCCTTCAATGTGTAGATCAACTTTATGGAG TTTATGATGAGAAAAAGAAACCTTTAAGTGGTCAACTGAGAAAATATCCAGAAACAATAATAATCTACTGCAAAGATCTCAGAGTGTTTCACTTCTGTTTAAGATATACCAAGGAAGAAGAAGTTAAAAGG ATTGTCAGTGGCATAGTTCATCAAACACAGACCCCTAAGCTATTTAAACGCTTGTTTCTGTTCTCTTATGCATCAGCTGCCCCAAATGATTTAG agaaagagaatcaaGTAGTATGGTTTGATTCTATTAAAGACTGGCGTCAAGAATTGGAACGGACCAAAGGAAATCTAAAATACAAAGCAGTGAGTGCTAATGAAGATTTCAAAGTCTCTAAAAA GTTGCCCGCCTATTTTGTTGTTCCAATGGCTATTTCTGAAGAGAGCATTTTGCAGTATAAAGGAAAAGGAATTCCA ATTTGGTGTTGGTCTTGCCATAATGGCGCTGCTGTCCTCAAGATGTCAACTTTTGTCAAAGAACAAGATGACAATACTTCCCAACTGCAGAAACTATTCTTGGATGG AATGTATAAAACAATTGATAAGCCTCCGTATGAAGCCCTGAAAACTGAAGACCTTTCAAGCAGCCTTCCATCTTTGCAAGAAATCCAAGTTGCATATACTAAATTTAAACAGCTGTTTTTAATAG aTAACAGTGCAGAATTCTGGGATACTGATGTAAAATGGTTTTCAATGTTAGAAAGTACAAATTGGCTAGAAATCATAAG GCGATGTCTGAGAAAAACAATAGATATTATTGAATTGCTTGAAGTACAGAGCACAAATGTTCTTCTTCAAG AAGAGAATGCATCTGACCTCTGTTGTGTGATCTCCTGCTTGGTTCAAATTATGATGGATTCATACTGCAGAACAAAGCTGGGATTTCAGAGCCTTATTCAGAAAGAATGGATCATGGGAGGACATGCTTTCTTGGATCGCTGTAACCATCTGCGACAAAGCGATAAAGAAGAG gctccAGTTTTCTTGCTCTTCCTGGACTGTATTTGGCAACTAGTTCAGCAATATCAACCAGCGTTTGAATTTACAGAAACGTACCTTACGGTTCTGTCTGACAGCCTTTACATCCCCATATTTAGCACCTTCTTCTTCAATTCTCAACACCAAAGAGATACCACTACG tacgGAGGAAGTCTTGATACAGAAGGCAGCAAACTTAATTTTCTTTCAGTTTGGGATTGGTCTGTGCAGTTTGAACACGAGGCTCaagctttgcttaacaaccctctTTATGCAGAAAAGCCAAAACTAGATAAAACTCCAAAAAAAGCTTCACGATTCAAG CATCAGAGGCAACTCTCTTTGCCCCTCACACAAGcaaaacctcctccaagaaggggATTTTTTAAGGAAGAGACAgatcaattaattaaaaacatcTTGGGCAAAAGAATCAGCAGGTTGATAACTTCTTCTGATGAACTTCAGAATAGTTCCAGAGAATTCTATGACAGTTGGCACAGTAAACCTGTTGACCTTCACGGACTCCTCCTGCCATGTCTAGAAGGACCAGAAATCAAAGTATGGGCGCAGAGATATTTACGATGGATTCCTGAAGCTCAGCTCCCTGGTGGAGGTGCAGTTGCCACTGCCACAAAAGTCTTAAATGTAATGGAAGATGTACAGGGTTTGCAGAAGAAAATAGATGAAAGACATCGTCAGGCTGAGTCTTGTGAAGATACTGAAGCTTCTCCCTTTATGAGAAATCCTGCTCGTTTGTCATCGTTATTTCCCTTTGCTTTGCTTCAAAGACATTCCCTTAAACCAGTTTTGCCTACCAGCATTTGGAAAGACTTAGAAGGTGAAGAAGATTTGGCCAGGAGAGATGACGAGTATGTTGATCTAGGAGGTGGCGATTAA
- the MTMR12 gene encoding myotubularin-related protein 12 isoform X2, giving the protein MVLKFVQDDGSNRGTFGKLICTNFKISFLGEESTLDEEPQFKNKILEENDITLQCVDQLYGVYDEKKKPLSGQLRKYPETIIIYCKDLRVFHFCLRYTKEEEVKRIVSGIVHQTQTPKLFKRLFLFSYASAAPNDLEKENQVVWFDSIKDWRQELERTKGNLKYKAVSANEDFKVSKKLPAYFVVPMAISEESILQYKGKGIPIWCWSCHNGAAVLKMSTFVKEQDDNTSQLQKLFLDGMYKTIDKPPYEALKTEDLSSSLPSLQEIQVAYTKFKQLFLIDNSAEFWDTDVKWFSMLESTNWLEIIRRCLRKTIDIIELLEVQSTNVLLQEENASDLCCVISCLVQIMMDSYCRTKLGFQSLIQKEWIMGGHAFLDRCNHLRQSDKEEAPVFLLFLDCIWQLVQQYQPAFEFTETYLTVLSDSLYIPIFSTFFFNSQHQRDTTTYGGSLDTEGSKLNFLSVWDWSVQFEHEAQALLNNPLYAEKPKLDKTPKKASRFKHQRQLSLPLTQAKPPPRRGFFKEETDQLIKNILGKRISRLITSSDELQNSSREFYDSWHSKPVDLHGLLLPCLEGPEIKVWAQRYLRWIPEAQLPGGGAVATATKVLNVMEDVQGLQKKIDERHRQAESCEDTEASPFMRNPARLSSLFPFALLQRHSLKPVLPTSIWKDLEGEEDLARRDDEYVDLGGGD; this is encoded by the exons ATGGTTTTGAAATTTGTACAAGACGATGGATCAAATCGTGGCACTTTTGGAAAACTTATTTGCACAAACTTCAAGATTTCATTCCTTGGAGAAGAATCCACTTTAGACGAA GAACCGCAGTTCAAAAATAAAATCTTGGAAGAAAATGACATAACCCTTCAATGTGTAGATCAACTTTATGGAG TTTATGATGAGAAAAAGAAACCTTTAAGTGGTCAACTGAGAAAATATCCAGAAACAATAATAATCTACTGCAAAGATCTCAGAGTGTTTCACTTCTGTTTAAGATATACCAAGGAAGAAGAAGTTAAAAGG ATTGTCAGTGGCATAGTTCATCAAACACAGACCCCTAAGCTATTTAAACGCTTGTTTCTGTTCTCTTATGCATCAGCTGCCCCAAATGATTTAG agaaagagaatcaaGTAGTATGGTTTGATTCTATTAAAGACTGGCGTCAAGAATTGGAACGGACCAAAGGAAATCTAAAATACAAAGCAGTGAGTGCTAATGAAGATTTCAAAGTCTCTAAAAA GTTGCCCGCCTATTTTGTTGTTCCAATGGCTATTTCTGAAGAGAGCATTTTGCAGTATAAAGGAAAAGGAATTCCA ATTTGGTGTTGGTCTTGCCATAATGGCGCTGCTGTCCTCAAGATGTCAACTTTTGTCAAAGAACAAGATGACAATACTTCCCAACTGCAGAAACTATTCTTGGATGG AATGTATAAAACAATTGATAAGCCTCCGTATGAAGCCCTGAAAACTGAAGACCTTTCAAGCAGCCTTCCATCTTTGCAAGAAATCCAAGTTGCATATACTAAATTTAAACAGCTGTTTTTAATAG aTAACAGTGCAGAATTCTGGGATACTGATGTAAAATGGTTTTCAATGTTAGAAAGTACAAATTGGCTAGAAATCATAAG GCGATGTCTGAGAAAAACAATAGATATTATTGAATTGCTTGAAGTACAGAGCACAAATGTTCTTCTTCAAG AAGAGAATGCATCTGACCTCTGTTGTGTGATCTCCTGCTTGGTTCAAATTATGATGGATTCATACTGCAGAACAAAGCTGGGATTTCAGAGCCTTATTCAGAAAGAATGGATCATGGGAGGACATGCTTTCTTGGATCGCTGTAACCATCTGCGACAAAGCGATAAAGAAGAG gctccAGTTTTCTTGCTCTTCCTGGACTGTATTTGGCAACTAGTTCAGCAATATCAACCAGCGTTTGAATTTACAGAAACGTACCTTACGGTTCTGTCTGACAGCCTTTACATCCCCATATTTAGCACCTTCTTCTTCAATTCTCAACACCAAAGAGATACCACTACG tacgGAGGAAGTCTTGATACAGAAGGCAGCAAACTTAATTTTCTTTCAGTTTGGGATTGGTCTGTGCAGTTTGAACACGAGGCTCaagctttgcttaacaaccctctTTATGCAGAAAAGCCAAAACTAGATAAAACTCCAAAAAAAGCTTCACGATTCAAG CATCAGAGGCAACTCTCTTTGCCCCTCACACAAGcaaaacctcctccaagaaggggATTTTTTAAGGAAGAGACAgatcaattaattaaaaacatcTTGGGCAAAAGAATCAGCAGGTTGATAACTTCTTCTGATGAACTTCAGAATAGTTCCAGAGAATTCTATGACAGTTGGCACAGTAAACCTGTTGACCTTCACGGACTCCTCCTGCCATGTCTAGAAGGACCAGAAATCAAAGTATGGGCGCAGAGATATTTACGATGGATTCCTGAAGCTCAGCTCCCTGGTGGAGGTGCAGTTGCCACTGCCACAAAAGTCTTAAATGTAATGGAAGATGTACAGGGTTTGCAGAAGAAAATAGATGAAAGACATCGTCAGGCTGAGTCTTGTGAAGATACTGAAGCTTCTCCCTTTATGAGAAATCCTGCTCGTTTGTCATCGTTATTTCCCTTTGCTTTGCTTCAAAGACATTCCCTTAAACCAGTTTTGCCTACCAGCATTTGGAAAGACTTAGAAGGTGAAGAAGATTTGGCCAGGAGAGATGACGAGTATGTTGATCTAGGAGGTGGCGATTAA